In one Solanum lycopersicum chromosome 11, SLM_r2.1 genomic region, the following are encoded:
- the LOC101258521 gene encoding probable E3 ubiquitin-protein ligase BAH1-like 1, translating into MKFGETFMEYLQAEEGLDKFSPHVEYKRLKKVLKSCRACRAALKESNSNGGQQEDHENEGSEICRLESCQLCDQNFFAELKKEASDIAGCFSSRVRRLLQLHTAPGIQKYLVTLRQCFKNDQQAMMQECQILIEYAMMNAIAMQKILKKYDKVHCSVTGRNFKSKMRSERLEILQSPWLIELGALYMNFNESNGGKSNVIFSQFSCNLSDTGSIMTLKVPDSVKLEYDLTCPICLDTVFNPYALSCGHLFCKSCACTAASVMIFQGIRAASNLSKCPVCREVGTYANAVHMLELDLLQKKRFKQYWKERHASERAEMVKQSKIFWDNQTRYAVGF; encoded by the exons ATGAAGTTTGGAGAAACTTTCATGGAGTATTTACAGGCGGAAGAAGGTTTGGATAAATTTAGTCCGCATGTTGAATACAAAAGGTTGAAGAAAGTTTTGAAGAGTTGTAGGGCTTGTAGGGCTGCTTTGAAGGAATCCAATTCCAATGGAGGACAACAGGAGGATCATGAAAATGAAGGTTCTGAGATTTGTCGGCTTGAATCTTGCcaat tGTGTGATCAAAACTTCTTCGCTGAGTTGAAAAAGGAGGCTTCTGATATAGCTGGTTGCTTCAGTTCTAGAGTGAGAAGACTTCTCCAACTTCATACTGCTCCAGGAATACAAAAGTACCTGGTAACGTTGCGTCAATGTTTCAAGAATGATCAGCAGGCCATGATGCAAGAGTGCCAAATACTAATTGAATATGCCATGATGAATGCTATTGCTATGCAAAAGATTCTTAAGAAATATGATAAA GTTCACTGCTCCGTGACTGGAAGGAACTTTAAGTCAAAGATGCGTTCTGAACGCCTTGAGATTCTACAATCACCATGGTTGATAGAACTAGGTGCTTTGTATATGAATTTCAATGAATCGAATGGTGGGAAGTCTAATGTGATTTTCAGCCAATTTTCTTGCAATCTCAGTGATACAGGGTCTATTATGACTTTGAAGGTTCCAGATTCTGTGAAATTAGAGTATGATCTGACTTGTCCAATCTGCTTG GATACTGTCTTCAATCCATATGCTTTAAGCTGTGGGCATCTTTTCTGCAAATCTTGTGCTTGCACTGCAGCTTCTGTGATGATATTCCAAGGTATTAGGGCTGCAAGTAACCTATCAAAATGTCCAGTTTGCAGAGAG GTTGGAACTTATGCTAATGCAGTGCATATGCTGGAACTAGATTTGCTTCAGAAGAAGAG ATTTAAGCAGTATTGGAAGGAAAGACATGCTTCCGAACGAGCTGAAATGGTGAAACAATCAAAAATCTTCTGGGATAACCAAACAAGATATGCTGTCGGTTTTTAG